A single window of Cololabis saira isolate AMF1-May2022 chromosome 24, fColSai1.1, whole genome shotgun sequence DNA harbors:
- the rtraf gene encoding RNA transcription, translation and transport factor protein, whose protein sequence is MFRRKLTALDYHDPSGFECSDETHFRNCIVWLEDQKIRHYKIEDRGNLRNIPSSDWPKAYQQYLQDLNCPFGEPERREALDWLLGLAVRYEYGDNVDKYKNCPPLAASGNSDKAVDPLVNLDGNSPDFKAGVTALANILKIQRHDDYLIMLKAIRILIQERLSPEAITKASQNKEGLPVALDKHILGFDTGDATLNEAAQILRLLHIEELRELQTRINEAIVAVQAIIADPRTDHRLGKVGR, encoded by the exons ATGAAACACACTTCAGGAACTGCATCGTGTGGCTGGAGGACCAGAAGATTCGACATTACAAGATTGAAGACCGAGGGAACCTGAGAAACATCCCCAGCTCGGACTGGCCCAAAGCCTACCAGCAG TACTTGCAGGACCTGAACTGCCCGTTCGGAGAGCCGGAGAGGCGGGAGGCGCTGGACTGGCTGCTGGGCCTGGCCGTGCGCTACGAGTATGGAGACAACG TTGACAAGTATAAGAACTGCCCACCACTGGCAGCCTCAGGGAACAGTGATAAAGCGGTGGACCCCCTTGTCAACCTCGATG gTAATTCTCCAGATTTCAAAGCAGGGGTGACGGCTCTGGCCAACATCCTGAAGATCCAGCGACATGACGATTACCTGATCATGCTGAAG GCGATTCGTATCCTGATCCAGGAGAGACTCTCTCCCGAGGCCATCACCAAAGCCAGCCAAAACAAAGAG GGTCTCCCTGTGGCTCTGGACAAGCACATCTTGGGTTTCGACACTGGAG ACGCCACCCTGAACGAGGCGGCTCAGATCCTGCGCCTGCTGCACATCGAGGAGCTGCGGGAGCTGCAGACCCGGATCAACGAGGCCATCGTGGCCGTGCAGGCCATCATCGCCGACCCCAGGACGGACCACAGGCTGGGCAAGGTCGGCAGATGA